In Pseudomonas sp. P5_109, the genomic window GATAGCCGGATCGACCCGCGCATCGTTCAGGCTGACATTCCAGTGCATATGTGGCCCAGTCGCGCGGCCAGTCGCACCTACTTTGCCGACCACGCCACCGCGCGCCAGCTGTTGCCCCACCTTCACGTCGATTTTCGACATATGGCAGAACATGCTGATGAAGCCCTGGCCGTGGTCGACGAACACCGTGTTGCCATTGAAGAAGTAGTTGCCTATCAGGATCACCTTGCCGGCAGCCGGGGTCTTGATCGGTGTTCCGGCCGGCACGGCGAAGTCCAGGCCGGCGTGAGGGTTGCGCTCTTCACCGTTAAAGAAACGACGCACGCCGAACTTGCTCGACAGCGGCCCGTTCACCGGTTTGTCCAGCAGCAGGTTGCTCGGGGTGTTGGGACTGAACGTGCGGTAAGCGGCAATCTGCTCGGCCAGCTCACGCTCGATGCGCTTGAGATTCTCCGGGTCCGGATTGACCTGCTGGGTGTTCTTCAGGGTGATACGTTGTTCCGGGTAGTTCTTGTTGCCCACCGTAAAACTCAAATTACGACCGCCACTGCTGACCGATTGAGCCCCTGGCTTGACGGTC contains:
- a CDS encoding M23 family metallopeptidase, with protein sequence MPRFFAPLLLLCLTFNAHADSYITRLLNKPVPGGVAVLDLGTSAQAPKATYQGKPVLVVKEQNNWLAIVGVPLTVKPGAQSVSSGGRNLSFTVGNKNYPEQRITLKNTQQVNPDPENLKRIERELAEQIAAYRTFSPNTPSNLLLDKPVNGPLSSKFGVRRFFNGEERNPHAGLDFAVPAGTPIKTPAAGKVILIGNYFFNGNTVFVDHGQGFISMFCHMSKIDVKVGQQLARGGVVGKVGATGRATGPHMHWNVSLNDARVDPAIFIGAFQP